The following proteins are encoded in a genomic region of Drosophila miranda strain MSH22 chromosome 4, D.miranda_PacBio2.1, whole genome shotgun sequence:
- the LOC108164120 gene encoding uncharacterized protein LOC108164120, which yields MSEHACGSNVAKDVLEENKRNTDGEKASGTDDEVRMSCKTVFDLNEDGWIKLMDYLDVEDQLRLASSHVCIGEMVKRCASHRYKNIDASLTRRIGDEYLKQLLQIVGEHLVSYESKWDYSSNGDQHLGVLRSHCTNLTQLKMSFRPGRRGWDDLYKLKKLKSLNAYLDMEDIFVPLLELDREYDSVSLQIMAGAPEEHTRRTRQLELSNPSCTTIIDGSVERHRFNVEIFSNSGVEYFNSTVPYEQVCQLPKLHHLQVSHNGSLRDSFIEGLMNKRGSPLESLPLVEDCDLSQAQVQHFCNISTLKDLRVSCDTTAGEEHCIALHRHVNYERHTFGPPEGPSAPKSSQFTKLNFVHNVRKDQTILDPINIITVLYANHLVKLIDGYLFDPILINIELGERDQN from the exons ATGAGTGAGCACGCTTGCGGTAGTAATGTGGCAAAGGATGTTCTCGAAGAAAATAAGAGAAACACTGATGGAGAGAAAGCCTCTGGCACCGATGACGAAGTAAGAATGTCTTGCAAAACTGTTTTTGATTTAAACGAAGATGGCTGGATAAAGTTAATGGATTACCTGGACGTAGAAGACCAGCTAAGGCTCGCTTCATCGCACGTGTGTATCGGAGAGATGGTCAAGAGATGCGCAAGCCATCGGTACAAAAATATTGATGCATCGCTCACGAGAAGGATTGGTGACGAATATCTGAAACAATTGTTGCAGATCGTTGGTGAGCATCTGGTTAGCTACGAGTCCAAATGGGATTATAGTTCCAATGGCGATCAGCACCTGGGGGTCCTGCGGAGCCACTGTACGAATCTTACACAATTGAAAATGTCCTTTCGACCGGGCAGGCGCGGATGGGACGATCTATACAAGTTAAAAAAGCTCAAATCCTTGAACGCTTATCTGGACATGGAGGATATTTTTGTGCCACTA CTTGAGCTGGACCGCGAGTACGACTCGGTTAGCCTGCAAATCATGGCTGGAGCTCCTGAAGAACACACGAGGAGAACGAGGCAGCTGGAGTTGTCCAATCCATCGTGCACAACGATCATCGACGGTTCAGTTGAACGGCATCGATTCAACGTAG AAATATTTTCAAATTCTGGCGTAGAATACTTCAACTCTACGGTGCCCTATGAACAGGTGTGCCAGTTGCCCAAACTGCATCATTTGCAGGTGTCTCATAACGGTTCTTTACGCGACTCGTTCATCGAAGGGTTGATGAACAAACGGGGTTCTCCTCTGGAAAGTCTTCCCTTAGTGGAAGATTGCGACTTGTCGCAGGCACAAGTTCAGCATTTTTGCAATATTTCTACGCTCAAGGATCTCCGTGTATCCTGCGACACTACTGCAGGTGAAGAACATTGTATAGCTCTACATAGACATGTCAATTACGAACGACACACTTTTGGACCTCCTGAAGGGCCTTCCGCGCCTAAAAGTTCTCAGTTCACGAAATTGAACTTTGTGCATAATGTTCGGAAAGATCAAACTATATTAGATCCTATAAACATTATTACTGTTTTGTATGCTAATCATTTGGTTAAACTCATAGATGGTTATTTATTTGATCCCATATTAATAAACATAGAACTTGGTGAACGAGATCAGAACTAG
- the LOC108162742 gene encoding G1/S-specific cyclin-E isoform X2 — protein sequence MKLEQKRKFIEMDPELGFEPPSAKRQQRLPAIYGSDQSSNLSSVASSVYTSPGQGTQELLSIRSSPADELPEASHSPLPDSPDSPPSPDRGSAKQAPVVVRYAVDQVGSNSLAAVTEQLDQEDDDLLDDSCEEYSYDEEDDLEEEDDEEINSSNISPASSGSNPPMTDYGAKTPQLTLSNIVKDMSQLEEYSGLNCMSPAVESSLRQCPLPALAWANAADVWKLMCHRDDQDSRLRSTTMLEQHPGLQPRMRAILLDWLIEVCEVYKLHRETFYLAVDYLDRYLHVAHKVLKTHLQLIGITCLFVAAKVEEIYPPKIGEFAYVTDGACTEKDIRQHEKILLQALDWDISPITITGWLGVYMQLNVNNRTPASFMQIGKENATEKAADDAFIYPQFSGFEFVQTSQLLDLCTLDVAMANYPYSVLAAAAISHTFSRETALRCSGLDWQVIQPCARWMEPFFQVISKKAVYLQVNEQNEQVSNKFGLGHVCPNIVTDDSHIIQTHTTTMDMYDELLMVQDALHAMRVRTQASPATALRAPESVLTPPASSHKPDEELGDEEEPSANSSSSSGIKSGGGIRSSTSCHAAHRGNIATAGSIMAENSRGNR from the exons TTTGAGCCACCATCGGCCAAGCGGCAACAGCGTCTGCCTGCCATCTATGGCAGCGATCAGAGCAGCAATCTCTCCTCGGTGGCCTCCTCGGTGTACACCTCCCCTGGTCAGGGCACCCAGGAGCTGCTGAGCATACGCAGCTCGCCGGCAGATGAGTTGCCAGAGGCCTCGCACAGTCCGCTCCCCGACAGCCCTGACAGTCCGCCCAGTCCCGATCGGGGCTCGGCCAAGCAGGCGCCCGTTGTAGTGCGCTACGCCGTGGACCAGGTCGGCAGCAACAGTCTGGcagcagtgacagagcagctgGATCAGGAGGATGATGATTTGCTGGACGACAGCTGCGAGGAGTATTCGTACGATGAGGAGGACGatctggaggaggaggacgatgAGGAGATTAACTCATCGAACATTTCGCCAGCCTCCTCGGGCTCCAACCCGCCAATGACCGACTATGGGGCCAAAACCCCACAGCTGACGCTGAGCAACATCGTCAAGGACATGTCACAGCTCGAAGAGTACTCGGGCCTGAATTGCATGTCGCCGGCGGTGGAGAGCTCTCTGCGTCAGTGCCCCCTTCCGGCCCTAGCCTGGGCCAATGCGGCAGATGTGTGGAAGCTGATGTGCCATCGGGACGATCAGGATTCGCGTCTGCGCAGCACCACCATGCTGGAGCAGCACCCGGGCCTGCAGCCGCGCATGCGGGCCATCCTTCTGGACTGGCTGATCGAGGTCTGCGAGGTGTACAAGCTGCACCGGGAGACCTTCTATCTGGCCGTTGACTACCTCGATCGCTATCTGCATGTGGCCCACAAGGTGCTAAAGACGCacctgcagctgattggcatCACGTGTCTGTTTGTGGCCGCCAAGGTGGAGGAGATCTACCCGCCGAAGATCGGCGAGTTTGCCTACGTCACCGATGGCGCCTGCACCGAGAAGGACATCCGGCAGCACGAGAAGATCCTGCTGCAGGCCCTCGACTGGGACATCAGCCCCATCACCATCACCGGCTGGCTGGGCGTCTACATGCAGCTGAATGTTAACAACCGCACCCCGGCCTCGTTCATGCAGATCGGCAAAGAGAACGCCACCGAGAAGGCAGCCGATGATGCCTTCATCTATCCCCAGTTCTCGGGCTTCGAGTTTGTCCAGACCTCGCAGCTGCTGGATCTGTGCACCCTCGACGTGGCCATGGCCAACTATCCGTACTCGGTGCTGGCTGCGGCCGCCATTAGTCATACATTTAGTCG AGAGACGGCCCTCCGTTGCTCTGGCCTGGACTGGCAGGTGATCCAGCCCTGTGCTCGCTGGATGGAGCCCTTCTTCCAGGTGATCTCCAAGAAGGCCGTCTACCTGCAGGTGAATGAGCAGAACGAACAGGTCAGCAACAAGTTCGGACTGGGCCATGTCTGTCCCAACATCGTCACCGACGATTCGCACATCATTCAGACCCACACCACCACGATGGACATGTAT GACGAATTGCTGATGGTCCAGGATGCGCTCCACGCTATGCGAGTCCGGACCCAGGCCTCGCCGGCCACAGCGCTGCGCGCCCCGGAGAGTGTGCTCACGCCGCCCGCCTCTAGTCACAAGCCGGACGAGGAGCTAGGCGATGAGGAGGAACCGTCGgcgaacagcagcagcagtagcggCATAAAgagcggcggcggcatcagAAGCTCCACTTCGTGTCACGCGGCCCATCGCGGGAATATTGCCACAGCTGGCAGCATAATGGCTGAGAACAGCAGAGGCAATCGCTGA